Within Candidatus Polarisedimenticolia bacterium, the genomic segment AGAGGCCCTCACTCGCGCTCCTGTCTCATTCTGGACAACAGGTTGAAGCGAAATGCGCCATCGTCCGGGCATTCGTCATGAACCTTTTGATCAACAAGATACGAAAACGCTCGGAGCAGAATGCTCCGTTGTGACTCTTGATCCTCACACGAGCCCATGGGCTTCCCCTTGTCCAACTCCTTGAAAGGCTGATCCAGAAAGCGCCGCGTAGGATAGGCACGCTGGTTGCTCAAGAACCGATCAGAGAGTGCCAATCCTCGTGATGATGCGGGATGAACAACGACGTACGCCGTAACGTGCATGAACGTCCTCAGGAGAAAAACATGGCAAGGAAGGCGAGGAGACTGCATTGGGTGATCGGTGTTTTGACATTTCTCATGGGAGGTTCCGAGATCGTCCGGGCGGCGAGTTCACAGTCGGAGCACTTTCCCGTCCCAGCGCCCACCAGCGCGCCGATCGGTATTAACTTGAAGGCCATTGGCTTCCGACCTGTTGGATGCCAAGTGAACACCCTGGTTGCGGCTGACGCGCCAGCGGTCATCGCCAGGAAGGCCGCCTCGGCCCTTTGCCAATGCATCCTGGAAGCAGGCATTAGTTGTCCCGGGGCAGTCTGCAATCCTGTCCCTATCTCCCCACTCGCGGTCACGTGCATCGGAGGCCTTCAAGGTGAGAGCTTCAATCTAACGCAAACTGCGGGCTCGGATGGTCTGGAGGTCGGTACCGGCTTCGGGAACATAGCCAATCTGAATTGCACCAACAACAATAACTATCCGGATATACGCGCCGATCTCGCCGCCCGGGTTCTCCTCCAGGTTCGCTCCAATGCCATAGCGGGACAGGTCAACGTCAGGATATTCCACAACCAAGGCGGTCAGAATCCCAGAATTGCTTCCTTCAACGTCGGCGCGGCCGACAGTTCGCAGACGATTGCCAACGGCATTCGAGACGCAATCAATGCGCTGGCATTCAGCCCGGATGTGATCGCAGTCACGCACCCTCCTTCTGATGCCAGCGTTCCGCTCACGCATTTCCCGGCGACCTACTTCGGTCAGTACTTCGTCGAGATCACCAATGCACAAGCCGCAGGCGTGACGGACGTCGAGGTCGTTGTGCAGTCGGGACAGGGCTTCACTCTCGAGCCCACTGAGAACGTCAATGATATTCCGACACTAAGCGAGTGGGCGATGATCATCCTGACCATCTTCCTACTCGGATCGGGATACTGGCTGCTGCGCAGACAGCGTCGATCGGCGCTAGCGTAGAGCATCGCTAGAATGGAATCGGGGCAAAGGGCCAGAGAAGACCATGCGTGGTTCACCTCATCTGGCTCTATGCCTTTCTCTCTCGCAATCCCGTCCGCCATATCCCGGTTCGGAGGAGCCATTCCTGGGGATGCGGATACAGATAAATCTGCTCAGAGATACACGGGATGCGCTGTTGGCGAGCATGACGCCTCAATAGCGTGAGAGGTGCGATCAGAGGCACCAGGCCGCGCCGGTAGTCTTCCAGCAGCTCCCCTATCTCCGTCATTTTGGTCCGGTCGAGATGATTCGCGAAGAAGCCCCCGACGTGCTGCAGAACGTTGAAGTGTCCCTTGACCGAGGCCGGCTTTCCAAGTGCTTTCATGAATGTCTCGCCGTACAATCGACACAGATCGGCCCGAGAGTGCGCCGGGGCCTGCGCCACCATTCGCCCCAGCCCCTGATAAAGCCTCGGATTGTGTGCAAGGAGCAGGAATTTGTGGGCATTGTGGAACGTGACGAGGTCGCGCCTCCGGCATCCCCCTGTTTCGAGTTCCTTCCAGCGCCGGTAGGCGAAGACTCGCACGATGAAGCTCTCCCACCGGCCCGGATCCTGAAGTCTTCCCTCTTCCTCCACCGGCAAGAGAGGAAAACGCTCCATGAGCTGGCGCGCGAAGAGGCCTGTCCCCTGCCGCAGCGGAGGGCCCTTCCCCGCGTGGATCTTGACGCGCTCCATCCCGCACGAGGGAGAATCGCTCTTAAGAAGATAACCGCAGAGATCCATCTCCTCCAGCCGTCGGATCCGGTTGCGGGAGTATTCCGTCATCTTGGAGGTCCAATCCTCGCCGGACTTCGCGCCGACCATCTTCGGCGCTTCAACACGTCCCGTCAGCCGGACCGGCTCTCGGGGGATTCCCATCCCGACCTCCAGCTCCGGACAGACAGGAACCCATTCAAAACACTTTCCCAGCGTCTCAGCGATAAAACGATTCCGCTTGTGGCCACCGTCCCAGCGGACCTCCTCTCCGAGCAGGCAGCTGCTGATTCCGATGCGGATCCGCAAGCCATCGGTCAACGCCATTCCGCGGACCAGCCTTTTCAAGTCTTATTCTCCGGTCTCGAATGGAACAGTCCTTTCCTCAACCGGTCTTCACCCAAGCGTAGCAACGAGGTGCCTCGAATGTCGGACGCGTGGAACTGCCTCAAGGGGGGCTGCTTCCGGCAAGGAAACTTCACGGAACGAAAAGTCGAACAACCGATCGGCAGAACCATCACGAAGGAGGCTCGATCCCGAGGTCCCGCATCTTCCGGCGCAGAGTCGATCGGTGAATCCCGAGGCTACGAGCCGCTCGGCCTTTGTGGCCGCGGGCCGCACGCAAGGCTTCCACAAGCGCGCGAGCCTCGATCGAGCGGAGACTCGACTCGGCTTCTCCCGGGGGCGGCTCCATGATCGGCCGGCCGCGGCCGATGCCCGTGGACATCGTGGACGGCGATCGATGACGGGCAGCACCGCTTAAGACGCCCTCGAGGGGAAGGACGTGGCGAGGCTCCAGGACTCCTCCCTGGACCTGCATCCTGATCCCTTCGAGGATATTCCGCAATTGGCGTACATTTCCCGGCCATGGATAGGATTGCAGAAGCTCTACCGCGCCGGGATCGAGAGTGATCCCCGAAGCGCTCAGGAAATGGGCCGCCAGTTGGAGAATGTCGCGACGGCGTTCCCGCAGTGGCGGAATGGCAATCTCCATCCCGCGCAGTCGATAATAGAGATCTTCCCGGAGATTCCCTTCCATCATCAAGCGTTCAGGATTCTGGTTCGTCGCCGCGAGGAAACGGACCGAAACGGTTCGCGACTCCTCCGATCCTACCGGCTGGACTCGGCCGTCGTCGATGACACGCAGCAATTTCGCCTGATGCTGTGGATTCAGGCACTCGAGCTCGTCCAGGAATAGTATCCCACCACCCGCCTCTTCCAACAGGCCCCGATGATCCCGGTCGGCTCCCGTGAACGCCCCTCGGCGATGCCCGAAAAACTGACTTTCGAACAGGTCCTGCGGGGAGACCGCGCAATTGTGGGCCACGAAGGGACCTGGCGAGAGATTCGAGAGACGATGGATCGCACGTGCCGCCAGCTCCTTTCCCGTTCCCGTTTCACCGCTGATCAGGACGTTCACGTCGCTCTTCGCGGCTACCGATATCAGGTGTCTGACTCGTATCATGCAGGGACTGGAGCCAATGATTTCAGCAATCGACCGGTCGGCGACCTGAAAAGGGTTGTGCTTCCCGGCCAAGGCCCGCAGCGCCGTCGAGCAGAGGAGTGAGGGAGAGACGGGCTTGGTGAGGTAGTTGGTGGCGCCGCTCTTGAGGGCCTCGACCACGCGAGCCACGTCCTGCTCCACAGTGACCAAAATGACGGGAACTTCGGGCCACCGCTCTTTGACGAGCCTCAGGAGCTCCAGACCGTCCAAATCGGGCATCCTGAGATCCGAGACGACCAGATCCGGAAGAGAAGCCTCGAGGCATAGCAAAGCCTCGATTCCTCCCGCGGCGCTCCGGACCTCGGAGAACTCCTCCGCGAGCGCCAGACTCATGAAACCCAGGGAGGCTGGATCGTCGTCCACGACGAGGGCCGTAGTCTTTCTCATGATTCAATGACCTCGGACGGGAATTCCAATAAAGATCTCCGTGCCTCCGCGCCGTCGAGGAGCCACCTTGAGGAAACCGCCCTGGGACTCCACGGCCCGGCGCGCGAGGAAAAGACCTAATCCTGCACCGTCCGGCTTGGTCGTGTAGCCCGGCCTGAATATGGCCTCGAGTTCAGATTCGTCGATCCCTTCACCCTCATCC encodes:
- a CDS encoding sigma-54 dependent transcriptional regulator: MRKTTALVVDDDPASLGFMSLALAEEFSEVRSAAGGIEALLCLEASLPDLVVSDLRMPDLDGLELLRLVKERWPEVPVILVTVEQDVARVVEALKSGATNYLTKPVSPSLLCSTALRALAGKHNPFQVADRSIAEIIGSSPCMIRVRHLISVAAKSDVNVLISGETGTGKELAARAIHRLSNLSPGPFVAHNCAVSPQDLFESQFFGHRRGAFTGADRDHRGLLEEAGGGILFLDELECLNPQHQAKLLRVIDDGRVQPVGSEESRTVSVRFLAATNQNPERLMMEGNLREDLYYRLRGMEIAIPPLRERRRDILQLAAHFLSASGITLDPGAVELLQSYPWPGNVRQLRNILEGIRMQVQGGVLEPRHVLPLEGVLSGAARHRSPSTMSTGIGRGRPIMEPPPGEAESSLRSIEARALVEALRAARGHKGRAARSLGIHRSTLRRKMRDLGIEPPS
- a CDS encoding IPTL-CTERM sorting domain-containing protein, with the translated sequence MNNDVRRNVHERPQEKNMARKARRLHWVIGVLTFLMGGSEIVRAASSQSEHFPVPAPTSAPIGINLKAIGFRPVGCQVNTLVAADAPAVIARKAASALCQCILEAGISCPGAVCNPVPISPLAVTCIGGLQGESFNLTQTAGSDGLEVGTGFGNIANLNCTNNNNYPDIRADLAARVLLQVRSNAIAGQVNVRIFHNQGGQNPRIASFNVGAADSSQTIANGIRDAINALAFSPDVIAVTHPPSDASVPLTHFPATYFGQYFVEITNAQAAGVTDVEVVVQSGQGFTLEPTENVNDIPTLSEWAMIILTIFLLGSGYWLLRRQRRSALA
- a CDS encoding DUF523 and DUF1722 domain-containing protein gives rise to the protein MKRLVRGMALTDGLRIRIGISSCLLGEEVRWDGGHKRNRFIAETLGKCFEWVPVCPELEVGMGIPREPVRLTGRVEAPKMVGAKSGEDWTSKMTEYSRNRIRRLEEMDLCGYLLKSDSPSCGMERVKIHAGKGPPLRQGTGLFARQLMERFPLLPVEEEGRLQDPGRWESFIVRVFAYRRWKELETGGCRRRDLVTFHNAHKFLLLAHNPRLYQGLGRMVAQAPAHSRADLCRLYGETFMKALGKPASVKGHFNVLQHVGGFFANHLDRTKMTEIGELLEDYRRGLVPLIAPLTLLRRHARQQRIPCISEQIYLYPHPQEWLLRTGIWRTGLRERKA